Proteins co-encoded in one Jeotgalibacillus malaysiensis genomic window:
- a CDS encoding MarR family transcriptional regulator, which yields MTDGADYNQSLKLFIVLSRAYKAINESSSKLFQAHGLNPTEFGVLELLYHKGKQPLQKIGGKILLASGSITYVVDKLEKKGLISRIASPEDRRVTYAVITDEGHQFMSEIFPEHEKNLHELMTALSDDEQKQAIELLKKLGLSIKDLSY from the coding sequence ATGACAGATGGAGCGGATTATAACCAATCATTAAAATTATTTATTGTTTTATCCAGAGCGTATAAAGCAATTAATGAATCAAGCAGTAAGCTTTTCCAGGCACATGGCTTAAACCCGACTGAATTCGGCGTGCTTGAATTACTCTACCATAAAGGAAAGCAGCCGCTTCAGAAAATCGGCGGAAAGATTCTGCTTGCAAGCGGAAGTATTACTTATGTGGTAGATAAACTTGAGAAAAAGGGGCTGATCTCAAGAATTGCTTCCCCTGAAGACAGAAGAGTAACCTATGCTGTGATTACAGATGAAGGCCATCAATTTATGAGCGAGATCTTTCCTGAGCATGAAAAGAACCTTCATGAGCTGATGACGGCATTATCAGATGATGAACAAAAGCAGGCAATTGAACTGCTGAAAAAGCTTGGTCTTTCTATTAAAGATCTATCTTATTAA
- a CDS encoding oligoendopeptidase F, whose amino-acid sequence MLTFSNYEYKRPDINQVKSQFNVLLESFQHAGSFQEQKDLIIKINQLRDDVSTQGNLAFIRASIDTKDEFYESERNYFDEVQPEFEELTTAFYKVLVNSPYRKELEEQWGQQFFDLADFSIKSFTPEIIPLLQEENRLASEYSKLVASAEIEFGNETLTLAQIDPYTESTDREIREKAVKAKFDFFADHEAKFDLLYDSLVKTRHEIALKLGYENFVDVGYLRMLRVDYDANQVAKFREQVRTYVVPLATKLRQRQQERIGVSELKFWDESLEFLTGNANPQGGPEWIIVKGKQMYQELSDETNEFFTFMNDRELMDLEAKKGKEAGGYCTFIENYEAPFIFSNFNGTSGDIDVLTHEAGHAFQVYMSRHSSIPEYIWPTHEAAEIHSMSMEFLTWPWMENFFGDQTEKYKFAHLSSGILFLPYGVAVDEFQHRVYEKPEMTPAERKAVWKELEAIYLPHRNYGDHDYLNRGGVWQRQGHIYEAPFYYIDYTLAQICAFQFWKKSREDFDSAWKDYVHLCKLGGSKSFTNLVKEANLQSPFEEGSLESVVKEIENWLDEVDDQKL is encoded by the coding sequence ATGCTTACATTTAGTAATTATGAATACAAACGTCCTGACATAAACCAGGTGAAGTCTCAGTTCAATGTGTTACTTGAGTCATTTCAGCATGCCGGCAGCTTTCAGGAGCAAAAGGACCTGATCATAAAGATCAATCAGCTGAGAGATGATGTTTCAACTCAGGGGAACCTTGCATTTATCAGAGCATCAATAGATACGAAAGATGAATTTTATGAAAGTGAACGTAACTATTTTGATGAAGTGCAGCCGGAATTTGAAGAGTTAACCACAGCTTTTTATAAAGTGCTGGTAAATTCCCCTTATCGTAAGGAGCTTGAAGAACAGTGGGGACAGCAGTTCTTTGATCTGGCAGATTTCTCAATTAAATCATTCACTCCTGAGATTATTCCTTTGCTGCAGGAAGAAAACCGACTGGCATCTGAATATTCAAAGCTTGTCGCTTCAGCGGAAATTGAATTTGGAAATGAAACGCTGACACTGGCTCAAATCGACCCATACACAGAGTCAACTGATCGTGAAATAAGAGAAAAAGCAGTAAAAGCTAAGTTTGACTTCTTTGCAGATCATGAAGCCAAATTCGATCTATTGTATGACAGCCTTGTCAAAACGAGACATGAAATCGCTTTAAAGCTTGGATATGAAAACTTTGTGGATGTGGGCTATTTGAGAATGCTGAGAGTGGATTACGATGCAAATCAAGTAGCAAAATTCCGTGAACAGGTTCGTACATATGTTGTGCCGCTTGCAACAAAGCTCAGACAGCGTCAGCAGGAACGGATCGGAGTTTCGGAGCTGAAGTTTTGGGATGAATCACTGGAATTCTTAACGGGCAACGCAAATCCTCAGGGGGGTCCGGAATGGATTATCGTTAAAGGTAAGCAGATGTATCAGGAGCTGTCAGATGAAACAAATGAATTTTTTACATTTATGAATGACCGTGAACTGATGGACCTTGAGGCTAAAAAGGGAAAAGAAGCAGGTGGCTACTGTACATTTATTGAAAACTATGAAGCGCCTTTTATTTTCTCTAACTTTAATGGTACTTCCGGTGATATTGATGTATTAACGCATGAAGCGGGTCACGCTTTTCAGGTCTATATGAGCAGGCACTCAAGTATTCCTGAATATATATGGCCAACACATGAAGCAGCTGAAATACATTCAATGAGTATGGAATTTCTGACCTGGCCGTGGATGGAGAACTTCTTTGGCGATCAGACTGAAAAGTACAAGTTTGCCCATTTGAGCAGCGGTATTTTGTTTTTACCTTACGGGGTGGCTGTTGACGAATTCCAGCATCGTGTTTATGAAAAACCTGAAATGACGCCTGCTGAGAGAAAAGCAGTCTGGAAGGAGCTTGAGGCAATCTATCTGCCGCATCGCAACTATGGCGATCACGACTACCTGAACCGTGGAGGTGTATGGCAGAGGCAGGGACATATCTACGAAGCCCCATTTTATTATATCGATTATACGCTTGCTCAGATTTGTGCGTTTCAGTTCTGGAAGAAATCAAGAGAAGACTTTGACAGTGCATGGAAGGATTACGTGCATTTATGTAAGCTTGGGGGTTCAAAGTCGTTTACGAATCTTGTAAAAGAAGCAAACCTTCAGTCTCCGTTTGAAGAAGGCAGCCTTGAGTCTGTTGTGAAAGAAATTGAAAACTGGCTTGATGAAGTGGATGATCAAAAGCTTTAA
- a CDS encoding ATP-dependent Clp protease ATP-binding protein → MICQKCQSKPANIQFRVQLNDQIQNFHLCSACYKEERLKLHAAMNKKGHDQFQPFEQAKQQEPATEQGLLEEYGRNLTNLAGAGLIDPVIGRDAEIEQMIEILNRRNKNNPVLIGEPGIGKTAAAEGLALKIAEGSVPQKLKQKEVILLDVASLVSNTGIRGQFEERMKQLISELQQRKNIILFIDEIHQIVGAGSAEGSMDAGNILKPALARGELQLVGATTLSEYRKIEKDAALERRFQPIHLKEPSISEAIDILKGLAPRYEDYHGVTYSPEAIEATVTLSKRYIQDRFLPDKAIDLMDEAGSKLNLTLDHADKDAVQKRLKVIHAEKEEALKHEEYEKAAKLRDEEEDLEKALNQPVSSEKPVVQIELIQKLIERKTGIPVGKLEQDEHKKMAELEENLRHHVIGQNEAVKRVAKAVRRSRAGLKSKNRPAGSFLFVGPTGVGKTELSKTLAEELFGSKDHMIRLDMSEYMEKHSVSKLIGSPPGYVGHDQAGQLTEKVRRSPYTILLLDEIEKAHPDVMHMFLQIMEDGRLTDSQGRTVSFKETVIIMTSNAGIGNRKKAVGFGATQTADETSILESLSDFFKPEFLNRFDSIIEFDSLGKEHLIKIVDLMLNELHELIEEQQMKLEVTEEVKEKIAELAYHPSFGARPLRRVIQETIEDQVTDFVYDHPEDKQLRAVLVNDEIKIEKM, encoded by the coding sequence ATGATTTGCCAAAAATGCCAGAGCAAACCTGCAAATATTCAATTCAGAGTCCAGTTAAATGATCAGATACAGAATTTTCATTTGTGCTCCGCCTGTTATAAAGAAGAGCGCTTAAAGCTGCATGCCGCTATGAATAAAAAAGGTCATGATCAGTTTCAGCCTTTTGAACAGGCGAAGCAGCAGGAGCCTGCTACTGAACAGGGACTGCTTGAAGAGTACGGAAGAAATCTGACAAACCTGGCAGGTGCAGGACTGATTGACCCTGTCATCGGCCGTGATGCAGAAATAGAACAAATGATTGAAATATTGAATAGAAGAAACAAAAATAACCCGGTACTGATCGGTGAACCCGGTATTGGTAAGACTGCTGCAGCAGAAGGATTAGCTCTTAAAATTGCTGAAGGGTCAGTACCTCAGAAATTAAAGCAAAAAGAAGTGATTTTATTAGATGTAGCTTCCCTCGTTTCAAATACAGGGATCAGAGGGCAGTTTGAAGAAAGAATGAAGCAGCTGATCAGCGAACTCCAGCAGCGAAAAAATATTATCCTTTTTATTGATGAGATTCACCAGATCGTTGGTGCGGGATCAGCTGAAGGATCAATGGATGCAGGAAATATTCTGAAGCCGGCTCTTGCTCGTGGTGAACTGCAGCTGGTTGGTGCGACAACACTGTCTGAATATCGTAAAATTGAAAAAGACGCTGCACTTGAACGCAGATTCCAGCCAATTCACCTGAAAGAACCTTCTATCTCAGAAGCGATCGACATCCTTAAAGGTCTCGCACCGAGATATGAAGATTATCACGGTGTGACATATAGTCCTGAAGCAATTGAAGCGACTGTTACACTGTCAAAACGCTATATTCAGGACCGCTTCCTTCCGGATAAGGCAATCGATTTGATGGATGAAGCAGGTTCGAAGCTGAATCTAACACTTGACCATGCTGACAAGGATGCTGTCCAGAAACGGCTTAAGGTGATTCATGCTGAAAAAGAAGAAGCGCTTAAGCATGAAGAATATGAAAAAGCAGCAAAACTCAGAGATGAAGAAGAAGACCTTGAAAAAGCGCTCAATCAGCCGGTTTCCTCTGAAAAACCTGTTGTTCAGATTGAACTTATTCAGAAATTAATTGAACGTAAAACAGGTATTCCAGTCGGTAAGCTTGAGCAGGATGAGCACAAAAAGATGGCCGAGCTTGAAGAAAACCTCCGTCATCATGTGATTGGACAAAATGAAGCGGTCAAGCGTGTAGCAAAAGCTGTACGCAGAAGCCGTGCAGGACTCAAGTCCAAAAATCGCCCGGCAGGATCATTCTTATTTGTAGGCCCAACCGGAGTCGGTAAAACAGAACTGTCAAAAACACTTGCAGAAGAATTATTCGGCTCGAAAGATCACATGATTCGTCTCGATATGAGTGAGTATATGGAAAAACACAGTGTATCTAAATTAATTGGTTCACCACCAGGATATGTCGGTCACGATCAGGCAGGTCAGCTGACAGAAAAGGTACGCCGCTCACCTTATACCATTCTGCTGCTCGATGAAATTGAAAAAGCGCATCCTGATGTGATGCATATGTTCCTGCAGATTATGGAGGACGGCAGATTAACTGACAGTCAGGGCCGCACAGTAAGCTTTAAAGAAACTGTGATCATTATGACAAGTAACGCAGGAATCGGAAACAGAAAGAAAGCGGTCGGTTTTGGTGCTACACAGACTGCCGATGAAACATCGATCCTTGAATCATTAAGTGATTTCTTTAAGCCGGAATTCCTGAACAGATTTGACAGTATTATTGAATTTGACTCACTTGGTAAAGAACATCTGATTAAAATTGTTGACCTTATGCTCAATGAGTTACACGAGCTGATTGAGGAACAGCAGATGAAGCTTGAAGTAACTGAGGAAGTGAAAGAGAAAATTGCTGAGCTCGCCTATCATCCATCATTTGGGGCGCGTCCTCTCAGAAGAGTGATTCAGGAAACGATTGAAGATCAGGTGACTGATTTTGTCTACGATCATCCTGAAGACAAGCAGCTGAGAGCAGTGCTTGTAAATGATGAAATCAAAATTGAAAAGATGTAA